The nucleotide window CCTCCAGCACATTGCAACTCCCCCGGTCATTCTCGCCGCCGTTCATCTGTTGCAGTTTGTCATCGATATATTCCCTGACCGCCGGGTTATTTTGATATAGCTGCCAGAGCTTCCGCCAAAAAAGGGGGTCGGAACCCTCCTCAGGAATCAAAGGAAGTAGCGGCGCCGGCACCGGTGCGGCAGCCGTACATGCAAGGATGCGGAGGGAGGAAGAGGGGTTTAAGGGCAGGCGTCGCCCAAAGTAACATAGCACCAGACCATCCTCCGCCAGTTGCAGTTTCAACCGGCGGTTTTCCAGCACCTTAGCGAAGGGTTCCCCCAGGATGGGCAAGAGCACTTTACCCGCCAGGCCCGGCCTTGCAGACTCCCAATCAATATCAAAGTAGGTCGCGTAGGCCGAAGCACGCCCAAAGCGAAGAACGTCCCACCACCAGGGATTCTCCTCGCTGGCGGCCATATGGTTGGGCACCACGTCCAGCAACAGCCCCATACCGTACCCTTTGAGGGCGGCCGTCAGGGCGGCAAAGTCCTCCTCGCTTCCCAGCTCAGGATTTAAGCGTCCCGGGTCGGTTACATCGTACCCATGGAGGCTTCCTTTTCTGGCCTGCAACAGGGGGGAAGCGTAGACATCGGTAACGCCCAGGGCATGAAGGTAAGGTACCACCCGACGCGCCGCATTAAAGTCAAAGTCCCGGTTGAACTGTAACCTGTAGGTGGCAACGGGAATACGTAGATTTTCCATCCTTACCTACGCACCTTAAGTTTATCACCCAAAGAGTTAAACAGGTCGAGCCAGGTATTGGCTTCTTCATTACCCCGACGCCCTTTTTCCTGGTAGGCGGGATAGACAGACTGGACCAGACGGTAATAGGCATTTTGCACCTGCCAGAGGTTGACTTCAAAGGGCAGGGAACTTACCAGGCCGATGACTCCGTTCAGATGTTCGATAAAGGTTCGGTCGTCGGGGTGGGCTAACAGCTTTTCCGCCATTTCCTTTAGATTCCGTTCTAGAACATATCCCAAAACTTCACCGTCCAGGGAAACCCCGGACATCTCGGCTTCGTTCAAAAGGGCTTTAATATGGTCCAAGTCTAGTTCGTCCCGGGCAAAGGCTTGGCGCAGGCTGGTGTTTAAAACAAACTCCGCAGCGGCCTGGAGGGCCCGGGGCTGGGGGATATTTAGATCCTTAAGGAAACGCATCAGTGGGGCATGGACGTCGTAGATGCGACGATAATCTTCGGCCACTTCCGCCAGGGTGGATTCCAGGATGATGTCCAACACTACCCGCTGCTTGTCGCGGAAAAGCTGCCTGAGGGTATAAGTGGTTCCCTCAAAATGCTGATCTATAAGCCTTATGACTTCGTTAAAGTCGGCCCGGTCGAAGGCCGCGGTTAATTCCCGCACCATTTGCTCGTAGCCTTCTTCATTCCGGTAAACCCGCACGCCGCCGCTGACGTTGTGATTGCCTAGGGTAAAGGCGCCGTAGTCGATGAGCATTTCTTCTTGGGTTATCTGTGAGGTGATGCGGGCCTTCCCTACTTCCAGCCGCGCCGTTCCCGCCCGCCGGTTGTGGCAGTCTTCCCGGTAAACGTCGTAACAATATATGCGGGAGTGTTGATCGTAGGTTTCGTATAGAGAGCACAGGGCATAGTGGCCCCCGACCTTCAAGAGGTCGACCATCGCCGGCTTGACGAATTTTTCATAGATATGGGCCCCGTCGCGGTGCTCGGGAATGTTGCTTTTGGCCTGGGCCAGTCGTTCCAGAAATTGCCCCTCGGGGGAGAAGCCAAATAACTCCTCGGCCAGCTGGATGACGCGGCCGGCGTATTTAATAACCTGCACCGTTTCGATCCCGGAAATTTCATCGAAAAACCAGCCGCAACTGGTGAACATCAACATGGCGTGCCGCTGCAGTTCCAGGAGCTTTAAAACCGTAACCTTATCTTTTTGATCTAAGGGACGGAGGGCGTGTTTTGCAAAAAAGCGGTCCACATTTTCCGGTGAACGGTCGAGGATAACGGTAATGTAATCGTTACGGGCGGCCCAGGGATCCTTCAAAAACTGCCGTCCCTTTTCCTCAAACTTTGGTGCCAACGTGTTGCGCAACCAATTGAGGGCATCGCGCAGTGGGGCCCGCCAGGCCTGACTCCAGCCGGGATGCATGCCCGTATTGCAACCGCAGTTGGTCCGCCATCTTTCCACTCCATGGGCACAGCTCCATGAGGTGTTGTTATTTATTTCTACCTCGTGGGTAGGCGGATGTTTTTCCAGGAATTCGCCGTAATTGGTCAGACGTGCCAGCTTATTGCTTTCTATAAAATCCAGGGCATAGGCTAGAGCCATGTCCCCGTGCCGGTGATGGTGACCGTAGGTTTCGCCGTCGGTGGCGATGTTGACCAACTGAGGTGCGTTGCGACCTTCATCAAAAATACTTAAAAGACGCCTGGCAAAACGTTCGCCGTTGTTTAAAAGCCTTTCAAAGGCTACGGCCCGGGCCACTTCGCCGTGGTAAAAAAAGACGTTAATGGTCCGGTCGGTTTCGGGGAGGCGCACCTGGTAGGGCATGGTGGTATCGATGCCGCCGTGGACTTCCTGCCAGTGTTCGTCGCCCAGAGGGCGTACGCGGCGCGCCTGCCAGGGTGCCAGAATGGTAAAACGGATGCCGTGCTCGGCCAAGATAGTCAGGGTTTCCATATCAACGGCCGTTTCCGGCAGCCACATGCCTTCCGGCCGCCTGCCGAAGCGCAGTTCAAAATCTTTAATTCCCCAGACAACCTGGGTTATTTTATCCCGGGTATTGGCCAGAGGCATAATCATATGATTATAGGCCTGGGCCAGGGCGGATCCATGACCGGAGAAGCGCCGGCGGCTCTCTTCATCGGCGGCTATTATTGCCCGGTAAACCTCCGGGGCATTGGTTTCCATCCAGGAAAGGAGCGTGGGACCCAAATTAAAGCTGATTTTGCTGTAGTTGTTGACGATCTTTTTGATCCAGCCCTCGCCGTCGAGGATGCGCGAGGCGGTATTGGGCTCGTAACATTCGGCATTAATGCGTTCATCCCAGTCGTGATAGGGACTGGCTGAATCCTGGAGTTCGATATCCTCCAGCCAGGGATTTTCCCGCGGCGGCTGATAAAAGTGGCCGTGGATGCAAATGTATTTATCCATCAGTTAGCACAGGCCTCCTTCAGGCGTTCATAGAGCAGACAGGACCACGGGCTTACGGCAATCTGCACCTCACCCGGCGACACGACCATGGCAGGTGCGGGGCTGCCGTCACCCAGCCAGCGTTCCTCAGCGGCATCCAATCTTTTTTGCCAGCGTCCCGGCGGGAGCGGCAGGGTAAGGTCCCTGCTGCTGTCGTTAAAGGAGAAAATGAGGCTTACCTCGCTGTCGTCGCTCCAGCGGCGCACAAACAGGACCCGTTCCTGTTCATAGGCGATGACTTCCATATTTTCCAGATTCAATGCCGCCAGGGGCGAAAGCTGCCGACGCAACTGAATTAACTGCCGGTAAAATTCCCAGAGAACGCCGTGCCGCCCCTGCCTCCGCAGGTTGAAATTGAGGCGAGAATCCAGAAAGGTGGCTTCCTCCTGGGGATCGGGGACCTCGCCTTCCCAATTGTGGTCGGCGAATTCCTGCCGCCGCCCTTCGCGTACCGCCGCCGCCAGTTGCGGGTCGGAATGGCTGGTGAAATATAAAAAGGGCGCCGTCTCGGCATACTCTTCACCCATAAACAAAAGGGGGATAAAGGGGGAAAGGAGCACTACGGCAGCCGCCAGTTTGAGCCTGGCAAAAGGAACCAGCACACTCAACCTTTCCCCCCGGGCACGGTTGCCGACCTGATCGTGATTCTGGACGAAAACTACCAGCCTGTCCCCCCTCGTGAGATGGGGATGTCGACCATGTCGCCGCTGCCTGTAGGCGGAGTACTGGCCGGTGTAAACATAACCTGTCTTTAAAGCCCGGGCCATGCTGCCCAGGCTACCAAAGTCACGGTAATAACCATTCCTTTCCCCGGTAAGCAAGGCATGCAGGGCGTGGTGAAAATCGTCACACCACTGGGCGTCCAGATCATACCCCCCAAAACTGGAGGGACGGATGAGCCGGGGATCGTTCAGGTCGCTTTCGGCAATGAGGTACACCCGGCGTCCCAACCTTTCTCCCGCATCCTTCACGGCTGATGCCAGTTCCTCTAAAAAAGGCATGGCGGAATTGTCCATAATGGCATGGACGGCGTCCAAGCGCAGTCCGTCTATATGAAACTCGATCAACCAGTAAAGGGCATTTTCGATAAAAAAGCGCCGCACCTCGTCGCTGCCCGGACCGTCAAAGTTAAGGGCCGGCCCCCATGGTGTCCGATAACGTTCGGTAAAATAAGGCCCGAAACGGGCCAGGTAGTTACCTTCCGGGCCCAGATGGTTGTAAACGACGTCGAGAAAAACGGCCAGGCCATGTCCGTGACAGGCGTTTACCAAACGCCGCAGCCCATCCGGCCCACCGTAAGAAGCCTGGACAGCAAAGGGAAAAACGCCGTCGTATCCCCAGTTGCGGCTCCCCGGAAACTGGGCCACCGGCATTAATTCAACGGCCGTAACCCCCAACGCCGTCAAGGTGCCCAGATGGGGAATGACGGCCTCAAAGGTACCTTCAGGAGTAAAAGTGCCTACATGCAGCTCATAAAAAATCAGTTCTTCCATGATGGGGCCGCGCCAGCCGGTATCGGACCAGAGAAAGTCTTCTTTAGCCATCACCTGGGACGGTCCGTGGACGCCCTGGGGTTGAAAGCGCGAGGCCGGGTCCGGCAATTTCTGTCCGTCTAAGATATAGTAGTAAAGGCTACCGGGTTCCACTCCCTCCATCTCGCCCTCATAATAACCCCGTTCCCCAGGGTTTAAAAACTCCACGCGCTCAGTAGGCGCCACTATCCGTACCGCTACTTCCCTGGCCAGCGGTGCCCAGAGGCGAAAACGGCAGCGTCCCTGGCCCAGGTACGTAGCCCCCAGGGTAACTCCGTAGGCCATAAAGCCACCTCGAACGAGCCAGAATAATACACAAAGTAGTATTGCCATGGCTACATTGAGATATGAATCCCGGGTGCCTCCAAAAATATTAAAGCCCCCTCCTTCCCCTTGGGAAGAGAGGGGGCAAAACTTTAGCCAATTAAGCGCCAAAGACCTCGGCGGCCACCCGGAGGCCGTCGCCGGCGGTAGTGGCAAAGTAATCGGCGCCAGCATACTTTTTCACGGCCTCATCAACGTAGTTGCCACCAATGACCACTTTGGGATACAACCCCGCGTCGTGAATGGCCTCGACAGTTTCCTTTAGCGCTGCCTGGCAGCTTGTAAGGAGAACGCTCATGCCCACCAATGGCGCTCCCGTCTCCTTTACCGCTTCTACAAATTTTTCTTTAGGTACATCCACGCCCAGGTCTACCACATTGTACCCGGCACCTTTAAGGAGCATAATCACGATGTTTTTCCCTAAATCGTGGATGTCGCCCTTAACCGTGCCGATAACGATAGTCCCCTTATGGCCGGTTCCTTCGCCCTTTAAATAGGGTTCCAAAATATCCATGGCGTTTTTCATGATTTCGCCCGCCATGACCAGCTCGCTCAAGAAATAGTCACCGCTTTCAAACCGGCTGCCTACCTCGACCATTCCCTCCTGCAGGGCCTTCACGATCTCCAGCGGCGCCGCCCCGGCGTCCAGAAATTCTTTGACCAGGGCGTCTACCTGGGCTTCTTCTAATTCGGCCATGGCCCGGGCCAATGCATCTTTTTGCATATTTTGCCACACCCTTTCCTTAAATCGATCATCTATTCTAACGCTGCACCCAGAACCATATAAAGGCGTAAGCCAAAGCATCAAGACCTGTCCATTCTTTTTTCACGAGCTCTTCATTGCCTGCTATCGTGCCAAACTCCTTTTTCTTTATGTCCCAGGGTACGCATGTGCCGGCTTCTGGTACGAACA belongs to Moorella humiferrea and includes:
- a CDS encoding DUF3536 domain-containing protein; amino-acid sequence: MDKYICIHGHFYQPPRENPWLEDIELQDSASPYHDWDERINAECYEPNTASRILDGEGWIKKIVNNYSKISFNLGPTLLSWMETNAPEVYRAIIAADEESRRRFSGHGSALAQAYNHMIMPLANTRDKITQVVWGIKDFELRFGRRPEGMWLPETAVDMETLTILAEHGIRFTILAPWQARRVRPLGDEHWQEVHGGIDTTMPYQVRLPETDRTINVFFYHGEVARAVAFERLLNNGERFARRLLSIFDEGRNAPQLVNIATDGETYGHHHRHGDMALAYALDFIESNKLARLTNYGEFLEKHPPTHEVEINNNTSWSCAHGVERWRTNCGCNTGMHPGWSQAWRAPLRDALNWLRNTLAPKFEEKGRQFLKDPWAARNDYITVILDRSPENVDRFFAKHALRPLDQKDKVTVLKLLELQRHAMLMFTSCGWFFDEISGIETVQVIKYAGRVIQLAEELFGFSPEGQFLERLAQAKSNIPEHRDGAHIYEKFVKPAMVDLLKVGGHYALCSLYETYDQHSRIYCYDVYREDCHNRRAGTARLEVGKARITSQITQEEMLIDYGAFTLGNHNVSGGVRVYRNEEGYEQMVRELTAAFDRADFNEVIRLIDQHFEGTTYTLRQLFRDKQRVVLDIILESTLAEVAEDYRRIYDVHAPLMRFLKDLNIPQPRALQAAAEFVLNTSLRQAFARDELDLDHIKALLNEAEMSGVSLDGEVLGYVLERNLKEMAEKLLAHPDDRTFIEHLNGVIGLVSSLPFEVNLWQVQNAYYRLVQSVYPAYQEKGRRGNEEANTWLDLFNSLGDKLKVRR
- the treZ gene encoding malto-oligosyltrehalose trehalohydrolase, which gives rise to MAYGVTLGATYLGQGRCRFRLWAPLAREVAVRIVAPTERVEFLNPGERGYYEGEMEGVEPGSLYYYILDGQKLPDPASRFQPQGVHGPSQVMAKEDFLWSDTGWRGPIMEELIFYELHVGTFTPEGTFEAVIPHLGTLTALGVTAVELMPVAQFPGSRNWGYDGVFPFAVQASYGGPDGLRRLVNACHGHGLAVFLDVVYNHLGPEGNYLARFGPYFTERYRTPWGPALNFDGPGSDEVRRFFIENALYWLIEFHIDGLRLDAVHAIMDNSAMPFLEELASAVKDAGERLGRRVYLIAESDLNDPRLIRPSSFGGYDLDAQWCDDFHHALHALLTGERNGYYRDFGSLGSMARALKTGYVYTGQYSAYRQRRHGRHPHLTRGDRLVVFVQNHDQVGNRARGERLSVLVPFARLKLAAAVVLLSPFIPLLFMGEEYAETAPFLYFTSHSDPQLAAAVREGRRQEFADHNWEGEVPDPQEEATFLDSRLNFNLRRQGRHGVLWEFYRQLIQLRRQLSPLAALNLENMEVIAYEQERVLFVRRWSDDSEVSLIFSFNDSSRDLTLPLPPGRWQKRLDAAEERWLGDGSPAPAMVVSPGEVQIAVSPWSCLLYERLKEACAN
- a CDS encoding cobalamin B12-binding domain-containing protein, which codes for MQKDALARAMAELEEAQVDALVKEFLDAGAAPLEIVKALQEGMVEVGSRFESGDYFLSELVMAGEIMKNAMDILEPYLKGEGTGHKGTIVIGTVKGDIHDLGKNIVIMLLKGAGYNVVDLGVDVPKEKFVEAVKETGAPLVGMSVLLTSCQAALKETVEAIHDAGLYPKVVIGGNYVDEAVKKYAGADYFATTAGDGLRVAAEVFGA